DNA sequence from the Glycine soja cultivar W05 chromosome 18, ASM419377v2, whole genome shotgun sequence genome:
TTGTGGTTGAGGATGCAATTGCTGTCGTATACCCATGTCCACCAAATCCTGACAGGATTGAAGACCATCCTTTATCTTGCCTTTGATGTTAAGAAGGGTGCCTATTAAGCTATCACACACATTCTTCTCCACATGCATTACGTCGAGACAATGTTGAACATGTAGTTTGGTCCAATAAGGAAGATTAGTGAATACCgaccttttcttccaaatgTTCTTTTCTGCATGATCCTTCCATTGTGTCTTACCAAATACAGTAACAATGTCTTTCACATGTTCATACACTTGATGGCCAGCTAAAGGTTCTGGGGCACCTTCAGGCTCATTggttccattaaatgctttcttCAATCAGCGATAAGGGTGATAATGTTTCAAAAATCTTCGATGTCTTGTATAGACTGTCTTCTTGCTATGTTTAAGTTGGATGAAACTCGTTTCTGCTCACAAATTGGACATGTGTGGTGTCCTTTCACATTATACCCACTCAAATTTCCATAAGCAGGAAAGTCATTGACAATGCAAAATATCATCGAACGCAAGCTAAAGGTGTCACCCTGATTGGCATCATACACATCAACCTCGTCCACCCACAATTTCcgcaagtcttcaatcaacggaGTCAGGTAGACATCAATATCGTTTCCTGGTTGTCTTGgacccgatatcatcatagacaacataatGTATTTACCTTCATGCATAACCAAGGAGGAAGGTTGTAAATCATTAGCAACACGGGCCACGAACTGTGAGTAATGGTCAAGTTACCAAATGGATTGATGCCATCTGAAGCAAGACCAAGTCTTAGGTTTCTAGGTTCCGCTCCAAATTCAGGATACAAGTGATCAATTGTCTTCCACTGTGGCGAATCAGTGGGATGTCGGAGTAACCCATCATTGATTCTGCTAACTGAATGCCATGTGAGGTTTGAAGCATCGTGTTCACTAGCAAAcaatcgcttaaaccttggtataATTGGAAGGTACCAACAAACCTTTACTAGACGAGGGTTTCTTGTGCCATCATCATTAGTGCTTTCCCCGTCGTTTAGTTTGTATCGTGATACCCCACATGTCGGGCAATTCTGCAAGTTAGCAAATTGTTTTCTATACAACACACAATCATTTCGGCATGCATGAATTTTTCGGTACTCCATTTCCGCAGGaaataatatctttttagctTCGTAGTGACTCTTGGGTAACTTGTTATTTTTAGGAAGCATCGTCTTCAACAACACAAGCAACTCAGTTagacttttgtcactccacccaaatctaGCCTTCAAATTGACCAAAGCTAGCACTGCCGATAATCGAGTAAAATTTACGCACCCTTCGTACAACGACAACTTTGAATTAGTTTTTAAGTCATCATGATAGGGTGCATGCGCTTCCAAAAATCCCTCTTGGCCAAGATCACGTATCATGACTTCCATTCGATCGCCGGTTTCAACATGTACCACCTCAGTCTCGGCATCTCTGGACATGTCTGGCAATTCACTATGCCATATCCAATTTGTATAACTCCAACTGAAGCCGTCACAAATGAGATGTGACTTAATGTTATCTAATGACTGACGCCTTCCATTAACACATTTGACACATGGGCAAAAATATAAACCATCCAACACTGGTGCATGCTGTTTTGCAAATTCCAAGAAATCATGTACCCCCTTTTCATACTCTTCAGTTATGCGCGGTGCTTGAATCCAACTTCTattcatggtttttgttataTGAAAGTGCATCTGTTATACCGTATGCATGATATTCTCACTTTTTTCAAATCAAGGTGAGGTCCTATCCCATTCAAGAACAACCTTTTTTGGTTCattctgtcataccctaatttcgtccggggacctttgcttgatgacatgcgaccattctttggtccttgtgaggtgcttggcacccatcattaggcaatttatgaaattccaggacatgccaaaaaaccaaaaaatattgatgcacaatccgtaagttttcgtgacacaccggaaatcaaatggaagcatcgttgcataattaagtgagattccgtaacattccgtaagtcaaaagggggatgattatgtaatccgcaaggttccgtaacattacggaaagaaaacaagtatcgttacgagattcgtaagtttccgtaactttacgaaaaaaaaatcaccaaaaaaggtaagggggtgaacttatcaagataggggtgtaaatagcaattcaaatctaggcccttctagaacattttggaagttgggttgcttaaggaggaagcaactgggcggcaagctcctccacgtttttgaaaaatggttttcggggcttccgcggcttccgtaatacttccgtaaaatttccgaaaaccttgggtaagcatattccacttaacattggtaaaagggaaaagaaaaaagatgaaaatcaaattcgaaaacagttccgtaaggcttccgtaacttttccgtaaaatacgaaaaggggggtgaacttagtaattcgggtgcgcttagaaatcttcttcattaagtctttgggcggcaagcacctccctttttttctataaatagggaggggggagctgtttcaaaatgttcagcccctttggcacttctctctctttcgaatttgcttggaaaaatcgtttccgtgaagaaaatctaagccgaggcgcttccgaaacgcttccgtaagcgattctgtggaaattcttcatcgttcttcaccgttcttcatccgttcttcgttcgttcttcgttcttcaacgggtaagttttcgaattcgagactttcaattcatttcttgttttgtctactttcactttaatttcgtttactttcagttttcttttcttccgtttttaacgtgctttaaccatttatttaagccgttttctcatctaataaatgataaaatgaatttcaaccgatcatttgtgttgtaatctcgtttaatcactgttaaaacgaaatctaaccgatcgttcacgctataacctcggttaaaccaaaaaaagtaaaataataataaaataatcaaaatatcttgaaaaataataataaaataatcaaaatatctttgaataaaataaattaaaaaaatcaatcggacgtttttctttggaagtttccttgaatgaattgattaataaccaaagtgaaactaagactaaaatagactcacaaatcaagttttgtccgaaaatcactaaaaaccgttttaaggtccaacgccttaaacggtcctctttgcttttatcggttaacatggaccgttcaaaagcataaaatcaacatgtgactttaccgcttttgcaagaactacgtaggtctgatttcctcatcgcaattgaggatacgtaggagcaaaagccccgcttttgtcgaccaccccaagagatcgttaatggtccaatgccttaacgtttctctcctttcaaaaacaagagatcgttaatggtccaatgccttaacgtttctctcctttcaaaatcaaaagaccgtttaatggtccaacaccttaaatgaccttttgttcaaataaaaaacatattttgcaaaaaagacaaaaaacaaacttaaaccaaacactttgttccgaaagaactacgtaggtctgattttctcatcccaaattgaggaatacgtaggagcaaagggaaacacccttgtcgaccacacaaaaagaaaaatataaaaagggtataaaggatataagaacataaaagggaacataaaaatcaaagtcatgtttgcacattcgattaaaggctgccgtcccttgggacgggcgtgtggggtgctaataccttccccgtacgtaaatacaactcccgaacctttcactaaaaagttcgtagatcgcgtcttttccggtttttccgacgttttcctcaaataaacgttggtggcgactccgcgcgtattcctttcgtggaacacgcatcccgcgagtcacgcgtcgccctcccgccgaagggtaggttgcgacacattcATATGTACAAGTTAAGTATGGTATGTGAAATTTAacgaaatttcggcagcatttcgcattggtctccaagtacacaaaATGAAAGCGCTCAAATCAATAGaccacaatcaagtatgcacctGAAGAATAATGCAATACGCAATCAAccgaaattttatcaaatataacacACCATACGTAACCTATAAATATGAATGAACTAAAAAAGGATagttcccaaactgtccaaatggacaattcaagattccatACCACAACTAATCCAAACTATTCGTATTAATCATGGTATggaatctcaaacgggaaactAGGGTTCACTCAAAATGCACATATTTATAATGGACAATAATAGTTATATATGAACAACAAAGTTACAAATAAAAGTGGGATTAACTCACATACCAAGATAGATGCTTTTAAGAATATAAATGACTAAGACAATGACAACTTCAATGAAATGAGATGGAGCTTATTATGTTCGTTTAACGAACAAATCAGGGGGAAAAACTATCTTTAATGTTGACTTACACAAACATGAGCTGGCAGCAAAAGCATTTCAGTATTGTGAGCCACAATGAAACATGCATTATGGAACTTGGAAAGGAGTTGAGGAGATAACTGACGTGGTACTGATTATAGGCTTTTGTATTACATGTAACAAAGACAGTTTAATGTCTAACAAGTCATAGAGTCAAAAATCGGAATGTAATATCAAGAATAAAATTCAGGGAAAGAAACTTTGACTTCCAGTGTTTAAGGCATTAAAGAAAATGCCACCACTGTTATCGCGGATTTAAATACCACACTTAAACATTTTGGGCATATGTAGTATCTACACATCTTCAAACAAAACAATTACATTGCGCATAGGGGTGGTCAATGTCCTTTGTTAAGCCCTCCAACCAGCCCCAAGACAAGAATATGATGCCTTGCAATATAGTCTCCCACACCAAACTTtgatttgtaaaatcaagtGCATTCCTATGCCTCCACATGGCCTTTTGCTTATGCTATTAAAGCTCAAAGAGTGTTGATAAGAATGAGAGACCGGACAAATGGGCAAAGCAGATTGAACTTGATATTATCTAGCCAGGGTTGTAAATCAATTGGTAGACTACCTAATACTAAATGTCATTTTGATAGGTTGTAAATGATAGAGTGACAAAGTGATAACTAATAACAATGCTTTTAAGGACAATTTCCATCTTATCACTGTTTACATGGGTTACTGGTGTGGGGAACTTTTAAAGTGGTTTGAAGTTAGTATTTGATGTTGTCTTTGTGTGCCTATGTAACCTAGGAATTGGCTGTCATAGATGTCCAACAGCTTTATATTGTAACACAAAAATATTGGatgcaaatataatttaagaagcctaagagaaatgaagaaaacaagttTAACAAAACCCTCACAGAGAGACAGTGTAGTAAGCACCAGAGAGGCAAAAAAGATGATAATTTACATAGCATATTTTGTTGCTTGAAGACATTCTTGAAAAGGACTATATTCTGCATGCCAAATACTGCAGTCATGGCATGTCGTGGCCCGCTTTTGGGTCTAAATCACTAAAAATTGGAATCTAATTTTCTCTCAGATGGTGATGTTTTCTTCCATGGCGAACCCTACAATGACTCTCTTTCTCAAAAAGTTTCTATGATATCAAATTACTTCAGCATGCATAGCTGGGTCTATACCCCTTAgttgtttgaaaatatttgacTTTGGAAAATAATAGGCCTTAATAACCTTATCCATGAAGGATTTTCTTGTTTCTATGAGTTGCCTCCATAATAACCATATATTGTTTGGCTAATAGTGCTCCATTAAAAGCCTTAAGTGATTTAAAGCCtactctctcttctatttttggCATAACTAACTAC
Encoded proteins:
- the LOC114397074 gene encoding uncharacterized protein LOC114397074, which encodes MNRSWIQAPRITEEYEKGVHDFLEFAKQHAPVLDGLYFCPCVKCVNGRRQSLDNIKSHLICDGFSWSYTNWIWHSELPDMSRDAETEVVHVETGDRMEVMIRDLGQEGFLEAHAPYHDDLKTNSKLSLYEGCVNFTRLSAVLALVNLKARFGWSDKSLTELLVLLKTMLPKNNKLPKSHYEAKKILFPAEMEYRKIHACRNDCVLYRKQFANLQNCPTCGVSRYKLNDGESTNDDGTRNPRLVKVCWYLPIIPRFKRLFASEHDASNLTWHSVSRINDGLLRHPTDSPQWKTIDHLYPEFGAEPRNLRLGLASDGINPFGKYIMLSMMISGPRQPGNDIDVYLTPLIEDLRKLWVDEVDVYDANQGDTFSLRSMIFCIVNDFPAYGNLSGYNVKGHHTCPICEQKRKAFNGTNEPEGAPEPLAGHQVYEHVKDIVTVFGKTQWKDHAEKNIWKKRSVFTNLPYWTKLHVQHCLDVMHVEKNVCDSLIGTLLNIKGKIKDGLQSCQDLVDMGIRQQLHPQPQGRQTYLPPACYTISTKEKKQFCHCLKNVKVPQGYSSNIKSLVSVNDLKLVGLKSHDCHVLMQQLLAVAVRGILPDKVRFSITRLCFFFNEVCSKVIDPNKLDDLENLASIILCELEMYFPPSFSDIMIHLIVHLVREIRLCGPVFLRWMYPVERYMKVLKGYTKNRNRPKASIVERYIVEEAIEFCSKYITL